One window of the Klebsiella oxytoca genome contains the following:
- the recC gene encoding exodeoxyribonuclease V subunit gamma, translating to MLRVYHSNRLDVLEALMEFIVERQRLDDPFMPEMVLVQSTGMAQWLQMTLAKRFGIAANIEFPLPASFIWDMFVRVLKDIPGESAFSKQSMSWKLMTLLPQRLDDDAFTLLRHYLNDDSDKRKLFQLAARVADLYDQYLVYRPEWLMRWEADQRVDGLGDAQEWQAPLWKALVEHTAELGQPLWHRANLYQRFISALEAADELPAGLPSRVFICGISALPPVYLQALQALGKHVDVYVLFTNPCRYYWGDIKDPAFLAKLMSRQRRHHRETARELPLFRDTEQAPGLFNDAGEQDIGNPLLASWGKLGRDYIYLLAGLERYEELDAFVDIVPDNLLHNLQADILQLRNAAVAGRSAEEFANSGSKRLLAVNDRSLTIHVCHSPQREVEVLHDRLLAMLEDNPDLTPRDIIVMVADIDSYSPYIQAVFGSASGERWLPWAISDRRARESHPALQAFITLLSLPDSRFASEDVLALLDVPVLAARFNIDEEGLRYLRQWVNESGVRWGMDDDNVRELDLPATGQHTWRFGLTRMLLGYAMDSSEGEWRAVLPYDESSGLIAELVGNLASLLMQLNLWRRGLAQDRPLAEWLPVCRDLLNDFFLPDSETEAALALIEQQWQAVIDGGVEAQYGETVPLSLLRDELSQRLDQQRISQRFLAGPVNICTLMPMRSIPFKVVCLLGMNDGVYPRTLAPLGFDLMSQKPQRGDRSRRDDDRYLFLEALMSAEQKLYISYIGRSIQDNSERYPSVLVQELADYIGQSHCLEGDEALDCDASERRVKEHITHLHTRMPFDAENFLANEEQSYAREWLAAASQQGEAHGDFIQPLPMPEIEHLPLEQLLRFWQHPVRAFFQQRLRVNFRSEESEIPDDEPFILEGLSRYQLNQQLLNTLIEQQDASAMYRRFRAAGELPYGAFGELAWETQRQEMQNLAERVIACRQPGQSMEIDLQCNGVNITGWLQQVQSDGLLRWRPSLLSVAQGMQLWLEHLVYCASGGTGESRLFVRKEGEWRFPPLAQEQAQGYLNELVDGYRQGMSEPLLLLPESGGAWLKVCYDAEKDVMLMDEETQQKARSKFLQVYEGNMVVSGEGADVWYQRLWRTLEPEYYEEILAQTQRYLLPVFRFHQSE from the coding sequence ATGTTAAGGGTGTACCACTCAAACCGTCTGGATGTGCTTGAAGCGTTGATGGAGTTTATCGTCGAACGCCAGCGGCTGGATGACCCTTTTATGCCGGAAATGGTGCTGGTGCAGAGTACCGGTATGGCGCAATGGCTACAGATGACCCTGGCGAAACGTTTTGGCATTGCGGCCAATATTGAATTCCCGCTGCCCGCCAGTTTTATATGGGATATGTTCGTACGGGTACTGAAAGATATTCCCGGGGAAAGCGCCTTCAGCAAGCAAAGTATGAGCTGGAAACTCATGACTCTGCTACCCCAGCGGCTGGATGATGACGCTTTTACGCTCCTGCGTCACTATCTGAACGACGATAGCGACAAACGTAAGCTATTCCAACTGGCCGCCAGAGTGGCGGATCTCTACGACCAGTATCTGGTCTACCGTCCCGAATGGCTGATGCGCTGGGAGGCCGACCAGCGTGTGGATGGTCTGGGCGATGCGCAGGAGTGGCAGGCGCCGCTGTGGAAAGCGCTGGTGGAACATACCGCTGAGCTGGGCCAGCCGCTGTGGCACCGCGCCAATTTGTACCAACGCTTTATCAGCGCGCTTGAAGCCGCCGACGAGCTACCCGCCGGGCTGCCGTCGCGGGTATTTATTTGCGGGATTTCGGCGCTGCCGCCGGTGTACCTGCAGGCGCTCCAGGCGCTGGGTAAGCATGTCGACGTTTATGTTCTCTTCACTAACCCGTGCCGCTACTACTGGGGCGATATCAAAGATCCGGCGTTTCTGGCAAAACTGATGTCCCGCCAGCGCCGCCACCACCGCGAAACGGCACGAGAGCTGCCGCTGTTTCGCGACACGGAACAGGCTCCGGGGTTATTCAACGACGCCGGAGAGCAGGATATCGGCAATCCGCTACTGGCCTCCTGGGGTAAGCTGGGGCGCGACTATATCTATCTGCTGGCGGGTCTTGAGCGCTATGAAGAGCTGGACGCTTTTGTCGATATCGTGCCGGACAACCTGCTGCATAATCTTCAGGCGGACATTCTCCAATTGCGCAATGCGGCAGTGGCCGGGCGCAGCGCCGAGGAGTTTGCCAATAGCGGTAGCAAACGGCTTTTAGCGGTGAATGACCGCAGCCTGACGATTCATGTTTGCCACAGTCCGCAGCGCGAGGTAGAGGTGCTGCACGACCGGCTGCTGGCGATGCTGGAAGATAACCCCGATCTCACGCCGCGCGATATTATCGTCATGGTAGCGGATATCGACAGCTATAGCCCTTATATCCAGGCGGTCTTCGGCAGCGCCAGCGGAGAACGCTGGCTGCCGTGGGCGATTTCTGACCGCCGCGCTCGTGAATCGCATCCGGCGCTGCAGGCGTTTATAACCCTCCTTTCCCTTCCCGATAGCCGTTTTGCCAGCGAAGACGTGCTGGCGCTTCTGGACGTTCCGGTGCTGGCCGCGCGCTTTAACATTGACGAAGAGGGGCTGCGCTACCTGCGCCAGTGGGTTAACGAATCCGGCGTGCGCTGGGGCATGGATGATGACAACGTGCGTGAACTCGATCTCCCGGCAACCGGCCAGCATACGTGGCGCTTTGGCCTGACGCGTATGCTATTAGGCTATGCCATGGACAGCAGCGAGGGGGAGTGGCGCGCGGTGCTGCCTTATGACGAATCGAGCGGGCTTATCGCCGAACTGGTCGGCAACCTGGCGTCGCTGCTGATGCAGCTTAATCTTTGGCGTCGCGGGCTGGCCCAGGATCGCCCGCTAGCCGAGTGGCTGCCGGTATGCCGTGACCTGCTGAACGACTTTTTCCTTCCGGATAGCGAAACGGAAGCCGCCCTGGCGTTGATTGAACAGCAGTGGCAGGCGGTGATTGACGGCGGCGTCGAGGCTCAGTATGGCGAAACGGTACCGCTCTCTTTGCTGCGCGATGAGCTGTCCCAGAGGCTCGATCAGCAGCGCATTAGCCAGCGCTTTCTTGCCGGACCGGTAAATATTTGTACCCTGATGCCGATGCGTTCAATTCCTTTCAAGGTGGTCTGTCTGCTGGGGATGAACGACGGCGTTTATCCGCGAACCCTGGCGCCGCTGGGCTTCGACCTGATGAGCCAGAAGCCGCAGCGCGGCGACCGTAGCCGTCGTGATGACGACCGCTATCTGTTCCTTGAAGCTCTGATGTCGGCCGAGCAGAAGCTGTATATCAGCTATATTGGCCGTTCAATTCAGGATAACAGCGAGCGCTATCCCTCGGTTCTGGTCCAGGAACTGGCGGACTATATTGGTCAGAGCCACTGTCTGGAAGGAGATGAAGCTCTGGATTGCGATGCCAGCGAACGCCGCGTAAAAGAACACATCACTCATCTGCATACCCGTATGCCTTTCGATGCCGAGAATTTTCTGGCGAACGAAGAGCAAAGCTATGCCCGGGAATGGCTGGCGGCCGCCAGCCAGCAGGGAGAAGCGCACGGTGATTTTATCCAGCCTCTACCGATGCCGGAGATTGAACATTTGCCTCTCGAACAGCTGCTACGCTTTTGGCAGCATCCGGTTCGCGCCTTCTTTCAGCAGAGGCTAAGGGTTAATTTCCGCTCGGAGGAGAGCGAGATCCCTGACGATGAACCTTTTATCCTCGAAGGCCTGAGCCGCTATCAGCTGAATCAGCAGCTGCTTAATACGCTGATTGAACAACAGGACGCCTCGGCGATGTACCGCCGTTTCCGGGCCGCCGGGGAACTGCCCTATGGCGCTTTCGGCGAACTGGCCTGGGAGACCCAGCGCCAGGAGATGCAAAACCTGGCCGAACGGGTGATTGCCTGTCGCCAGCCGGGACAAAGTATGGAAATCGATCTGCAATGTAACGGAGTCAACATTACTGGCTGGCTACAGCAGGTACAATCCGATGGTTTGCTGCGCTGGCGCCCATCGCTATTAAGCGTGGCGCAGGGAATGCAACTTTGGCTGGAGCATCTTGTCTATTGTGCTAGCGGCGGTACCGGTGAAAGTCGGCTGTTTGTGCGCAAAGAAGGGGAGTGGCGTTTTCCCCCACTGGCGCAGGAGCAGGCTCAGGGATACCTGAACGAGCTTGTGGACGGTTACCGGCAGGGGATGTCTGAACCGTTGCTGCTGCTGCCGGAGAGCGGCGGCGCATGGCTAAAAGTCTGTTATGACGCCGAAAAGGATGTCATGTTAATGGACGAAGAGACGCAGCAAAAAGCGCGCAGTAAATTTCTTCAGGTTTATGAAGGTAACATGGTGGTCAGCGGCGAAGGTGCCGATGTCTGGTATCAGCGTCTGTGGCGCACCCTGGAGCCGGAATACTATGAAGAGATCCTTGCGCAAACGCAGCGATATTTGCTGCCGGTGTTTCGTTTCCATCAGTCCGAATAA
- a CDS encoding prepilin-type N-terminal cleavage/methylation domain-containing protein yields the protein MSDAVSRQSGFSLPETLLALIILIVTVTALAGYQRGLANGFMQLNQYRQLWRDAWRFSQLSPAVIPADRQMSRMQTSQQRCVSITVTITMPADRRAQMTRLHCPVSQ from the coding sequence ATGTCAGATGCCGTGAGTCGACAAAGCGGCTTTAGCCTGCCGGAAACGCTGCTGGCGCTGATAATACTGATAGTGACCGTCACCGCGCTGGCGGGCTATCAGCGCGGACTGGCCAACGGTTTTATGCAGCTCAATCAATATCGCCAGCTGTGGCGCGATGCGTGGCGATTTAGTCAGCTTAGCCCAGCGGTGATTCCTGCCGACCGCCAGATGTCCCGTATGCAGACATCGCAGCAAAGATGTGTCAGCATCACGGTAACGATCACGATGCCCGCAGACCGGCGGGCGCAGATGACCCGGCTGCATTGCCCGGTCAGTCAGTAG
- a CDS encoding DUF2509 family protein: MNRQRGFSSLLMVLLLLALGSLLLQGLNQQQRSLLAQTASETRALRDAAGAHSALQWGKALSWPLQETLSCQQNAALGWRACLRIFSDDSVLLIGGSGDMLLWQSGAIEQNRLRFSPHGWSDFCPLKEANLCQMP; the protein is encoded by the coding sequence GTGAATCGCCAGCGCGGGTTCTCATCGCTGCTGATGGTGCTGCTGCTTTTAGCGCTTGGCAGTCTATTGCTTCAGGGGCTTAATCAGCAACAGCGTTCGCTGTTGGCGCAGACGGCCAGCGAAACGCGGGCGCTTCGCGATGCCGCTGGTGCGCATTCCGCGCTGCAGTGGGGAAAGGCGCTCTCCTGGCCGCTGCAGGAAACGCTCAGCTGTCAGCAGAACGCCGCCCTCGGCTGGCGCGCCTGCCTGCGGATCTTTAGCGACGACTCAGTATTGCTGATCGGCGGCAGCGGCGACATGCTGCTGTGGCAGTCAGGCGCGATTGAACAAAACCGTCTACGCTTTTCTCCCCACGGCTGGAGCGATTTTTGCCCGTTAAAGGAGGCGAATTTATGTCAGATGCCGTGA
- a CDS encoding prepilin peptidase-dependent protein, whose amino-acid sequence MSLKYRGFSLPETLIAMAISAVLLLGSARFLPALQWAALRQTRQLSLENELWQRVYTVAKHLQRAGYCRGRCSGQALYIAGGGDCLLVRWDGNSDGIWNSSPSSEADTTGFRLRDGALETLRGAEECSGKGWEKMTNPAAMKVTVFQVTRQNKANFSPELSITLAAHSVADPQIRARAEYSVTGYNL is encoded by the coding sequence ATGTCTTTAAAATATCGTGGTTTTTCACTGCCAGAAACGCTGATCGCGATGGCTATCAGCGCCGTGCTGCTGCTGGGAAGCGCGCGTTTTCTGCCGGCGCTGCAGTGGGCCGCTCTTCGCCAGACCCGGCAGCTGTCGCTGGAAAATGAACTCTGGCAGCGAGTTTACACCGTAGCTAAGCATCTGCAGCGCGCCGGCTACTGTCGTGGCCGCTGTAGCGGGCAGGCGCTGTATATCGCAGGCGGCGGTGATTGTCTGCTTGTGCGCTGGGATGGCAACAGCGATGGCATCTGGAATAGCTCGCCGTCGTCGGAAGCGGATACCACCGGATTTCGCCTGCGCGACGGGGCGCTGGAAACCCTGCGAGGGGCGGAGGAGTGTAGCGGCAAGGGCTGGGAGAAAATGACCAATCCGGCGGCTATGAAGGTCACCGTATTTCAGGTTACCCGCCAGAATAAGGCGAATTTCTCACCTGAATTATCGATTACGCTGGCGGCGCACTCGGTCGCCGACCCGCAAATCCGCGCACGGGCGGAATACAGCGTAACGGGATATAACCTGTGA
- a CDS encoding prepilin peptidase-dependent protein, whose protein sequence is MDREHGYTLIETLVTMTLVVILGSSGLYGWRSWQQQQRLWQTACQVRDYLVLLRDDANWHNRDRVLNSGQSAAGWCLSASGTTDCSVRSAFTLQPLWPEVSLSAMTPGLGFYGLRNTAWAGHIRLQSAAGKWNIIVSNWGRIRLCRGEETASCL, encoded by the coding sequence ATGGACAGAGAACATGGCTATACCCTTATTGAAACCCTGGTCACGATGACGCTGGTCGTTATTCTTGGCTCCAGCGGGCTGTATGGTTGGCGAAGCTGGCAGCAGCAGCAGCGCCTGTGGCAAACCGCCTGCCAGGTTCGCGATTACCTGGTGCTGCTACGCGATGACGCTAACTGGCACAATCGCGATCGAGTGTTAAACAGCGGTCAGAGTGCAGCAGGCTGGTGCCTGAGCGCCAGCGGGACAACTGATTGTAGCGTCAGAAGCGCTTTCACGCTGCAGCCGCTATGGCCGGAAGTCTCCCTCAGCGCGATGACGCCGGGGCTGGGGTTTTATGGCCTGCGTAATACCGCCTGGGCCGGACATATTCGTCTGCAAAGCGCTGCCGGCAAATGGAACATTATTGTTTCTAACTGGGGGCGAATTCGCCTTTGCCGCGGCGAGGAGACGGCATCATGTCTTTAA
- the thyA gene encoding thymidylate synthase: MKQYLDLMQKVLDEGTQKNDRTGTGTVSIFGHQMRFNLQEGFPLVTTKRCHLRSIIHELLWFLQGDTNVAYLHENNVTIWDEWADENGDLGPVYGKQWRSWPAPDGRHIDQISTVMEQLKNDPDSRRIIVSAWNVGELNKMALAPCHAFFQFYVADGKLSCQLYQRSCDVFLGLPFNIASYALLVHMVAQQCDLEVGDFVWTGGDTHLYSNHMEQTHLQLSREPRALPKLVIKRKPASIFDYRFEDFEIEGYDPHPGIKAPVAI, encoded by the coding sequence ATGAAACAGTATCTTGATTTGATGCAGAAAGTGCTCGATGAGGGCACGCAGAAAAATGACCGCACCGGTACCGGCACCGTCTCTATCTTCGGTCACCAGATGCGTTTTAACCTGCAGGAAGGATTCCCGTTGGTGACGACCAAGCGCTGTCATTTACGCTCCATCATCCATGAACTGCTGTGGTTCCTGCAGGGTGACACCAACGTGGCGTATTTGCACGAAAACAACGTCACTATCTGGGACGAATGGGCGGATGAAAACGGCGATCTGGGGCCGGTCTACGGTAAGCAGTGGCGCTCCTGGCCCGCGCCGGACGGCCGTCATATTGACCAGATTAGTACGGTGATGGAGCAGTTGAAAAATGACCCGGACTCCCGCCGTATCATCGTTTCTGCATGGAACGTCGGCGAGCTGAACAAAATGGCGCTGGCCCCGTGCCACGCGTTCTTCCAGTTCTACGTCGCGGACGGCAAGCTCTCCTGTCAGCTGTACCAGCGCTCTTGCGACGTGTTCCTCGGTCTGCCGTTCAATATCGCCAGCTACGCGCTGCTGGTACATATGGTGGCGCAGCAGTGCGATCTGGAAGTCGGCGATTTTGTCTGGACCGGCGGCGACACCCACCTGTACAGCAACCACATGGAACAGACGCACCTGCAGCTGAGCCGTGAACCGCGCGCGCTGCCGAAGCTGGTCATCAAGCGCAAACCGGCATCGATTTTTGACTACCGTTTTGAAGACTTCGAAATCGAAGGCTACGATCCGCATCCGGGAATTAAAGCGCCGGTGGCGATTTAA
- the lgt gene encoding prolipoprotein diacylglyceryl transferase translates to MNSGYLHFPEFDPVIFSIGPVSLHWYGLMYLVGFVFAMWLATRRANRPGSGWTKNEVENLLYAGFLGVFLGGRLGYVFFYNLPVFLDDPLYLFRVWDGGMSFHGGLIGVILVMIIFAKRTKRTFFQVADFIAPLIPFGLGAGRLGNFINGELWGRVDPSFHYTMIFPGSRAEDLALLPSHPEWQSLFDTYGALPRHASQLYEMALEGVVLFLILNLFIRKPRPTGSVSGLFLIGYGLFRIIVEFFRQPDAQFTGGWVQYISMGQILSIPMVVAGIIMMVWAYRCRPQQQNS, encoded by the coding sequence ATGAATAGTGGCTACCTGCATTTTCCGGAGTTTGATCCGGTAATTTTTTCCATTGGACCGGTCTCCCTCCACTGGTACGGCCTGATGTACCTGGTTGGGTTTGTTTTTGCGATGTGGCTGGCCACCCGTCGGGCCAATCGTCCGGGCAGCGGTTGGACCAAAAACGAAGTTGAAAACCTGCTGTACGCCGGATTCCTCGGGGTTTTCCTCGGCGGGCGTCTTGGCTACGTCTTCTTTTACAATCTGCCGGTTTTCCTTGACGATCCGCTCTATCTGTTCCGCGTCTGGGACGGCGGTATGTCCTTCCACGGCGGCCTGATCGGCGTGATTCTGGTGATGATTATCTTCGCCAAACGCACGAAGCGCACTTTCTTCCAGGTTGCCGATTTCATTGCGCCGCTGATTCCGTTTGGCCTCGGCGCCGGGCGTCTGGGCAACTTTATCAACGGCGAACTGTGGGGCCGCGTCGATCCGAGCTTCCATTACACCATGATTTTTCCCGGTTCTCGCGCGGAAGATCTGGCGCTGCTGCCGTCGCACCCTGAATGGCAATCGCTGTTCGACACCTACGGCGCGCTGCCGCGTCATGCTTCTCAACTGTACGAGATGGCGCTGGAAGGCGTGGTGCTGTTCCTGATTCTGAACCTGTTCATTCGCAAGCCGCGTCCGACTGGCTCAGTCTCCGGCCTGTTCCTGATTGGCTACGGCCTGTTCCGCATCATCGTGGAATTCTTCCGCCAGCCCGACGCGCAGTTTACCGGCGGCTGGGTACAGTACATCAGCATGGGGCAGATTCTTTCGATTCCGATGGTGGTTGCGGGTATCATAATGATGGTCTGGGCGTACCGTTGTCGTCCGCAGCAACAAAATTCTTGA
- the ptsP gene encoding phosphoenolpyruvate--protein phosphotransferase, with translation MLTRLREIVEKVASAPRLNEALDILVTDVCAAMETEVCSVYLADNDRRCYYLMATRGLKKPRGRIVALAFDEGLVGLVGRLAEPINLADAQKHPSFKYIPAVKEGRFRAFLGVPIIQRRQLLGVLVVQQRELRQFDESEESFLVTLATQIAGILSQSQLNALFGQYRQTRIRALPASSGVAIAEGWMDVSLPLMEQVYEASTLDTASERERLTGALEEAANEFRRYSKRYSAGAQKETAAIFDLYSHLLSDARLRRELFAEVDKGAVAEWAVKKIIEKFAEQFAALSDGYLKERAGDLRTLGQRLLFHLDDSIQGPNTWPERIVLVADELSATTLAEVPQDRLAGVVVRDGAANSHAAIMVRALGIPTVMGADIQPSLLHGHTLIVDGYRGELLVDPEPVLLHEYQRLISEENELSRLAEDDLQRASELKSGERVKVMLNAGLSPEHEEKLGNFVDGIGLYRTEIPFMLQSGFPSEEEQVAQYQGMLQMFNDKSVTLRTLDIGADKQLPYMPISEENPCLGWRGIRITLDQPEIFLVQVRAMLRANAATGNLSILLPMVTSLDEVDEARRLIDRASREVEEMIGYAIPRPRLGVMLEVPSMVFMLPQLANRVDFISVGTNDLTQYILAVDRNNTRVASMYDSLHPGVLRALAMIASDAERFGIDLRLCGEMAGDPMCVTILIGMGYRHLSMNGRSVARVKYLLRRIDINEAQELSQRSLEAQMTAEVRHQVAAFMERRGLGGLIRGGR, from the coding sequence ATGCTCACTCGGTTGCGAGAAATAGTCGAGAAGGTCGCGAGTGCGCCGCGTTTAAACGAGGCGCTGGATATCCTGGTAACCGATGTCTGCGCCGCGATGGAGACGGAAGTCTGTTCGGTTTATCTGGCTGACAATGACCGACGCTGTTATTACCTGATGGCGACGCGCGGGTTGAAAAAGCCCCGCGGGCGCATCGTTGCGCTTGCTTTTGATGAAGGCCTGGTGGGCCTGGTGGGTCGCCTGGCGGAACCTATAAACCTCGCCGACGCGCAAAAGCACCCCAGCTTTAAATATATTCCCGCAGTCAAAGAGGGCCGCTTTCGCGCCTTCCTCGGCGTGCCGATTATCCAGCGGCGCCAGCTGCTCGGCGTGCTGGTGGTACAGCAGCGCGAGCTGCGCCAGTTTGATGAAAGCGAAGAGTCTTTTCTGGTCACCCTGGCCACCCAAATCGCCGGCATTCTCTCCCAGTCCCAGCTAAACGCGCTGTTTGGCCAATACCGTCAGACCCGTATCCGCGCGTTGCCCGCATCGTCAGGCGTGGCGATTGCCGAAGGCTGGATGGACGTCAGCCTGCCGCTGATGGAGCAGGTTTATGAAGCCTCGACCCTCGATACCGCTTCCGAGCGCGAGCGGCTGACCGGTGCGCTGGAAGAGGCGGCGAACGAGTTTCGTCGCTACAGCAAGCGCTACTCTGCCGGAGCGCAGAAAGAGACGGCGGCAATCTTTGACCTTTATTCGCACCTTCTTTCCGATGCGCGTCTGCGCCGCGAGCTGTTTGCCGAAGTCGATAAAGGCGCGGTAGCCGAATGGGCGGTGAAGAAGATCATCGAGAAGTTTGCCGAACAGTTTGCTGCGCTCAGCGACGGCTATCTCAAAGAGCGCGCGGGCGATCTACGCACGCTGGGCCAGCGTCTGCTCTTCCATCTCGATGACAGCATTCAGGGGCCCAATACCTGGCCGGAGCGCATCGTGCTGGTGGCGGATGAACTGTCGGCCACCACTTTAGCGGAAGTTCCTCAGGATCGTTTAGCGGGGGTCGTGGTGCGCGATGGCGCGGCCAACTCCCATGCCGCGATTATGGTTCGCGCGCTGGGCATCCCGACGGTTATGGGGGCGGATATTCAGCCTTCGCTGCTGCACGGGCATACCCTGATCGTCGACGGCTACCGCGGCGAGCTGCTGGTCGACCCGGAGCCGGTGCTGCTGCATGAGTATCAGCGCCTGATCAGCGAAGAGAACGAGCTTAGCCGCCTGGCGGAAGACGATCTGCAACGCGCCTCTGAGCTGAAAAGCGGCGAGCGGGTAAAAGTGATGCTCAACGCGGGCCTGAGCCCCGAACATGAAGAAAAGCTCGGCAATTTTGTCGACGGTATCGGTCTTTACCGTACTGAAATCCCCTTTATGCTGCAAAGCGGTTTCCCCTCTGAAGAGGAGCAGGTAGCCCAGTATCAGGGGATGCTGCAGATGTTTAACGACAAATCGGTGACCCTGCGCACGCTGGATATCGGGGCGGATAAACAGCTACCGTACATGCCGATCAGCGAAGAGAATCCGTGCCTTGGCTGGCGCGGAATTCGGATCACGCTCGATCAGCCGGAGATCTTTCTGGTGCAGGTTCGTGCGATGCTGCGCGCCAACGCGGCGACCGGAAACCTCAGTATTCTGCTGCCGATGGTCACTAGCCTGGATGAAGTGGATGAGGCCCGTCGTCTGATCGATCGCGCCAGCCGCGAAGTGGAAGAGATGATCGGCTATGCCATTCCGCGTCCGCGTCTTGGCGTGATGCTGGAAGTACCATCGATGGTGTTTATGCTGCCGCAGCTGGCGAATCGCGTCGATTTTATCTCCGTGGGCACCAACGATTTGACCCAGTACATCCTTGCGGTGGATCGTAACAATACCCGGGTAGCCAGTATGTACGACAGCCTGCATCCGGGCGTGCTGCGGGCGCTGGCGATGATCGCCAGCGACGCCGAGCGATTTGGTATCGATCTCCGCCTGTGCGGAGAGATGGCGGGCGATCCGATGTGCGTAACGATCCTGATTGGTATGGGCTATCGTCATCTGTCGATGAACGGTCGTTCGGTGGCGCGAGTGAAATATCTGCTGCGGCGTATCGATATCAATGAGGCTCAGGAGCTTTCCCAACGTAGCCTGGAAGCGCAGATGACTGCCGAGGTGCGCCATCAGGTTGCCGCTTTTATGGAGCGACGCGGTCTCGGCGGCCTGATCCGCGGCGGCAGATAG
- the rppH gene encoding RNA pyrophosphohydrolase, translating into MIDDDGYRPNVGIVICNRQGQVMWARRYGQHSWQFPQGGINPGESAEQAMYRELFEEVGLSRKDVRILASTRNWLRYKLPKRLVRWDTKPVCIGQKQKWFLLQLIGSDADVNMQTSSTPEFDGWRWVSYWYPVRQVVSFKRDVYRRVMKEFASVTMALAESTPKPQSAPAYRRKRG; encoded by the coding sequence GTGATTGATGACGATGGCTACCGCCCAAATGTCGGTATTGTAATCTGTAATCGCCAGGGCCAGGTTATGTGGGCCAGGCGCTATGGTCAGCACTCGTGGCAGTTCCCGCAAGGGGGCATTAATCCAGGAGAATCAGCAGAGCAGGCGATGTATCGGGAATTGTTCGAAGAAGTTGGGTTAAGCCGCAAAGATGTGCGGATCCTGGCTTCAACCCGTAACTGGTTGCGTTACAAATTGCCAAAACGTTTGGTGCGTTGGGACACAAAGCCGGTATGTATCGGCCAGAAACAGAAGTGGTTTCTCCTGCAATTGATTGGCAGTGATGCGGATGTCAATATGCAAACCAGCAGTACACCAGAGTTTGATGGCTGGCGATGGGTAAGCTACTGGTACCCGGTGCGCCAGGTGGTGTCGTTTAAGCGCGACGTATACCGCAGGGTGATGAAAGAGTTCGCCAGCGTCACGATGGCGCTGGCAGAAAGCACGCCCAAGCCGCAAAGCGCGCCTGCATATCGACGTAAAAGAGGTTAA
- the mutH gene encoding DNA mismatch repair endonuclease MutH, translated as MPTIAPLLFPPQSQEQLLAQAQQLAGYSLGELAQLAGIPIPRDLKRDKGWIGILLEIWLGASAGSKPEQDFAALGVELKTIPIDSLGRPLETTFVCVAPLTGNSGVTWESSHVRHKLKRVLWVPVEGERSIPLADRRVGSPLLWSPSEEEDRQLRMDWEELMDLIVLGQVERITARHGEVLQLRPKAANSKALTEAVGAHGEPILTLPRGFYLKKNFTAALLARHFLLSAK; from the coding sequence ATGCCGACCATTGCGCCGCTCTTATTCCCCCCGCAAAGCCAGGAGCAACTTCTGGCGCAGGCGCAGCAGCTGGCGGGCTATTCGCTGGGTGAACTGGCCCAGCTTGCCGGAATTCCGATTCCGCGTGATTTAAAACGTGATAAAGGCTGGATTGGCATCCTGCTGGAGATATGGCTTGGCGCCAGCGCAGGCAGCAAGCCCGAGCAGGATTTCGCCGCCTTAGGCGTTGAGCTGAAAACCATCCCCATCGACTCCCTTGGTCGCCCTCTGGAAACCACTTTCGTTTGCGTCGCACCGTTGACCGGCAATAGCGGCGTCACCTGGGAGAGCAGCCACGTACGCCATAAGCTCAAACGCGTACTGTGGGTACCGGTAGAGGGAGAACGATCGATTCCGCTGGCCGATCGCCGCGTAGGCTCTCCTCTGCTATGGAGCCCCAGTGAAGAAGAAGATCGTCAGCTGCGTATGGACTGGGAAGAACTGATGGATTTGATCGTTCTCGGACAGGTCGAGCGCATTACCGCCCGCCACGGCGAGGTGCTGCAGCTGCGTCCAAAAGCGGCGAATAGCAAAGCGCTGACCGAAGCCGTGGGGGCCCACGGCGAGCCCATTCTCACGCTACCGCGTGGTTTCTATCTGAAGAAAAATTTTACCGCCGCCCTGCTGGCCCGCCATTTCCTCCTCTCCGCAAAATAA